A section of the Pseudanabaena mucicola str. Chao 1806 genome encodes:
- the guaA gene encoding glutamine-hydrolyzing GMP synthase, translating to MIAILDFGSQYSELIARRIRETQVYSEVLPYNTSAEKLLQSNIKGIILSGGPSSVYDEGAPQCDPKIFDLGIPVLGVCYGMQLMAKQLGGNVERADRGEYGKAELQIDDPIDLLFNVDTGITMWMSHGDSVVDLPNGFEVIAHTANTPCAAIADHVKKLYGVQFHPEVVHSAGGMAMICNFVYHICKCEPNWTTDAFIENAIREIREQVGTKRVLLALSGGVDSSTLAFLLHKAIGDQLTCMFIDQGFMRKLEPERLVKLFEEQFHIHVEYVNARERFLAKVKGVTDPEQKRKIIGGEFINVFEEESSRLGPFDFLAQGTLYPDVIESADTNVDPATGKRVAVKIKSHHNVGGLPENLRFTLVEPLRKLFKDEVRKVGTALGLPEEIVKRQPFPGPGLAIRIIGEITSERLNTLRDADLIVRQEINRAGQYNNLWQAFAVLLPTVRSVGVMGDKRTYSNPVVLRLVSSEDGMTADWARVPYELLETISNRIVNEVEGVNRVVLDITSKPPGTIEWE from the coding sequence ATGATTGCTATTCTTGATTTCGGGTCTCAGTACTCGGAGCTAATTGCTCGACGGATCCGTGAGACACAAGTTTACTCAGAGGTTTTACCTTATAACACATCAGCCGAAAAATTACTGCAATCAAACATTAAAGGGATTATCTTGTCGGGTGGTCCTAGTTCTGTTTACGATGAAGGTGCGCCACAATGTGATCCAAAGATTTTTGATTTAGGTATACCTGTTTTAGGCGTTTGCTATGGAATGCAGCTAATGGCGAAACAGCTTGGCGGCAATGTCGAACGCGCCGATCGTGGAGAATATGGCAAAGCAGAATTACAAATTGATGACCCAATTGATCTCCTCTTCAATGTCGATACAGGTATCACTATGTGGATGAGTCATGGTGACTCTGTAGTAGATCTACCTAATGGATTTGAAGTCATTGCTCATACAGCAAATACTCCCTGTGCAGCGATCGCTGATCATGTCAAAAAGCTCTACGGTGTGCAATTTCATCCTGAGGTAGTACATTCCGCAGGTGGTATGGCAATGATTTGTAATTTTGTTTATCACATTTGCAAATGTGAACCAAACTGGACAACCGATGCTTTTATCGAAAATGCGATTCGTGAAATCCGCGAACAGGTTGGGACTAAGCGCGTTTTGCTAGCCCTTTCAGGTGGGGTGGACTCTTCTACACTTGCCTTTCTGCTACATAAAGCGATCGGTGATCAACTCACCTGTATGTTTATCGATCAGGGCTTTATGAGGAAGCTAGAACCTGAACGCCTTGTCAAACTCTTTGAGGAGCAGTTCCATATTCATGTGGAATATGTCAATGCTCGTGAAAGATTCCTCGCAAAGGTCAAAGGAGTCACTGATCCAGAACAAAAGCGCAAGATTATTGGCGGCGAATTTATCAATGTCTTTGAGGAAGAATCAAGCCGTTTAGGTCCTTTTGATTTTCTCGCTCAAGGTACACTCTATCCTGATGTGATTGAGTCAGCAGATACTAACGTCGATCCTGCTACTGGAAAACGTGTTGCCGTCAAAATCAAGAGTCATCACAATGTCGGTGGATTGCCTGAGAATCTTCGTTTCACACTTGTGGAACCACTTCGCAAACTCTTTAAAGATGAAGTGCGGAAAGTGGGAACTGCTCTCGGTCTTCCTGAAGAGATTGTCAAGCGTCAGCCTTTCCCTGGTCCTGGATTAGCGATTCGGATTATTGGTGAAATTACTAGCGAGAGATTGAATACTTTACGTGATGCCGATCTGATCGTGCGTCAAGAAATCAATCGCGCAGGTCAATACAATAACCTCTGGCAAGCCTTTGCGGTGCTATTACCAACGGTTCGCAGTGTTGGTGTAATGGGTGATAAGCGCACTTATTCCAATCCCGTGGTTTTGCGTCTCGTCAGTAGTGAGGATGGCATGACTGCGGACTGGGCAAGGGTTCCCTATGAGCTATTGGAAACAATTTCTAATCGCATTGTCAATGAAGTAGAAGGTGTCAATCGCGTGGTGCTAGATATTACGTCTAAGCCCCCTGGCACGATTGAATGGGAATAA
- a CDS encoding DUF2808 domain-containing protein, with the protein MILIALLPILGFPVLGLPILEAGAVQLRDGKTYFVHLPTLLEAESTVNVIYARNATYYFKIALPQSMGENLQRLEIFQSEGFETIDFRLDETIAYLQPPSGDRLPISGKAEIIQNQDRDQKKIIITFDPPIPANGELNHQLVVGLRPIRNPRYDGVYLFGVSVSPQGDRPNTQFLGYGRLNFYDPFY; encoded by the coding sequence ATGATACTAATCGCATTACTACCAATTTTAGGTTTTCCAGTTTTAGGATTGCCGATTTTGGAAGCAGGAGCAGTGCAGTTGCGCGATGGTAAGACTTATTTCGTGCATCTACCAACATTACTAGAGGCTGAGTCAACCGTAAATGTGATCTATGCGCGGAATGCCACATATTATTTCAAGATCGCACTTCCCCAGAGTATGGGAGAAAACTTACAAAGGCTAGAAATATTTCAATCAGAAGGTTTTGAGACGATTGACTTTCGGCTTGATGAAACAATTGCCTATTTGCAACCACCATCGGGGGATCGCCTTCCTATTTCTGGTAAAGCTGAAATTATCCAAAATCAGGATCGCGATCAAAAGAAAATTATCATTACTTTTGATCCCCCAATTCCTGCTAATGGTGAGCTTAATCACCAACTAGTAGTCGGACTAAGACCAATTCGCAATCCCCGTTATGATGGGGTCTATTTATTTGGAGTCTCTGTATCTCCGCAAGGCGATCGCCCTAATACTCAATTTCTCGGCTATGGGAGATTAAACTTCTATGATCCTTTCTATTAA
- the larC gene encoding nickel insertion protein, whose product MIQEIDKQQTDASITETIVILETQVDDMSAQAIAYTMEQLLQNGALDVYTQAVGMKKSRNGILITVICHCDHQSICEQILFRETSTLGIRHRLQERKILHREIHEVETEYGKARVKIARRDGLWTIQPEYEDCAKLARSHHVPLTRIQDIVRVAGERLLDMGKANL is encoded by the coding sequence TTGATTCAAGAAATTGACAAACAGCAAACAGACGCAAGCATTACTGAAACCATCGTCATTCTTGAAACGCAGGTTGATGATATGTCTGCTCAAGCGATCGCCTACACGATGGAGCAGTTATTGCAAAATGGCGCTCTGGATGTGTATACCCAAGCAGTGGGCATGAAAAAATCCCGCAACGGAATACTAATTACTGTGATTTGTCACTGCGATCACCAATCTATTTGTGAGCAAATTCTCTTTCGGGAAACGAGTACCCTCGGTATTCGCCATCGTCTCCAAGAGCGCAAAATTCTCCATCGCGAGATCCATGAAGTTGAAACGGAATATGGCAAAGCCCGAGTGAAGATAGCAAGGCGGGACGGTTTGTGGACAATTCAACCAGAATATGAGGACTGCGCGAAGCTAGCGCGATCGCACCATGTGCCACTAACTCGTATTCAAGATATTGTGAGGGTTGCTGGAGAGAGGCTTCTAGATATGGGCAAAGCCAATCTTTAA
- the larC gene encoding nickel pincer cofactor biosynthesis protein LarC, translating into MGTIAYLDCPTGLAGDMCLGALVNAGVPLEYLQDVVHKLGLDHEVKLWTESVHRGGIQATKFHVELLNYVGNEPPTVAAANSHMHSHDHIHVHDAHDHGENSHRHDHHKNYIHQGHRHLPEIEQIILNAKLPVQVEKWSLAIFRELAIAEGAVHGIAPEAVHFHEVGAIDAIVDIVCTCAGFAWLEVERIYCSAMPAGGGYVNCDHGKMPVPAPATLKLWELHSVTTFDNGLRKELVTPTGAAIAVTLSEKFGEVPLMKIKKVGLGAGAQDLEIPNALRLWVGKSKSKDKKKD; encoded by the coding sequence ATGGGAACCATTGCATATTTAGATTGCCCGACAGGTCTTGCAGGTGATATGTGTCTGGGGGCACTAGTGAACGCAGGTGTCCCACTAGAATATTTGCAAGATGTTGTGCATAAGTTAGGACTCGATCACGAAGTGAAGCTATGGACAGAATCGGTTCATCGTGGGGGTATTCAAGCGACTAAGTTCCATGTCGAGTTATTAAATTATGTTGGTAATGAGCCGCCCACAGTAGCTGCCGCCAATTCCCATATGCACAGTCATGATCATATTCACGTTCATGACGCGCATGATCATGGAGAAAATTCCCATCGACATGATCATCATAAAAACTATATACATCAAGGGCATCGACATTTACCTGAGATTGAGCAGATCATTCTTAATGCTAAGTTACCAGTGCAAGTTGAGAAATGGAGTTTAGCGATATTTAGAGAACTAGCGATCGCGGAGGGAGCCGTGCATGGGATCGCTCCCGAAGCAGTGCATTTTCATGAAGTTGGCGCAATTGATGCGATCGTCGATATTGTCTGTACCTGTGCAGGCTTTGCTTGGTTAGAAGTCGAAAGAATCTATTGTTCGGCTATGCCTGCGGGTGGTGGCTATGTTAATTGCGATCATGGCAAGATGCCTGTGCCTGCTCCTGCAACTTTGAAGCTATGGGAACTACATAGTGTAACGACCTTTGACAATGGCCTTCGCAAGGAATTAGTCACTCCCACGGGAGCTGCGATCGCTGTCACCCTCAGTGAAAAGTTTGGCGAGGTTCCCTTAATGAAAATCAAAAAAGTAGGTTTAGGAGCAGGTGCTCAGGATTTAGAAATCCCTAATGCCTTGCGGTTATGGGTTGGCAAGAGTAAGTCCAAGGATAAAAAAAAAGATTAG
- a CDS encoding pentapeptide repeat-containing protein produces the protein MADLKIVRHIKEGAERWNAWREKAQPEEIEIDLQKADLSGLKMSGINLNQANLSKANFSRADLSNANLTGANLSGAVFHNANLKGADLRGAILAQANISQANVQDVNLAGTDLRSLELRGINFGSANLSGVDLRGVNLSGESFQKINLNGANLSGAYLQNTDFSGANLSNANLSNAKLIRAKLRGALLTRANLCGASLDFADISMSGCLMANFSEAILNKAILNKANLGGTIFSGAQLVGAELCDAFLGDAFLSMTNLTKANISHADLSRTYLYRAILTQATCIETKFYHAELNEVDLSMAILKQANFAVADLRNSYLGGADLSGASLMGTNLRNANFANANLTGVIVESTIWEGANLQGVIGFSL, from the coding sequence TTGGCTGACCTAAAGATTGTTCGACATATTAAAGAAGGTGCAGAGCGCTGGAATGCTTGGCGTGAGAAAGCTCAACCTGAAGAGATTGAGATTGATTTGCAAAAAGCAGACCTCTCTGGTCTCAAGATGAGTGGCATCAATTTAAATCAAGCTAATCTCAGTAAAGCTAATTTTAGTCGAGCTGATTTAAGTAATGCGAATTTAACGGGAGCTAATCTGAGTGGTGCTGTATTTCACAATGCTAACCTAAAGGGAGCTGATTTGCGTGGCGCAATCCTAGCTCAAGCAAACATTAGCCAAGCGAATGTTCAAGATGTCAATTTGGCTGGTACAGACCTGCGATCGCTAGAGCTTAGGGGCATCAATTTTGGCTCAGCTAACCTCAGTGGCGTAGATCTACGTGGAGTGAACCTCAGTGGCGAGAGTTTCCAAAAGATCAATCTTAATGGAGCTAATCTCAGTGGCGCATATCTCCAGAACACCGATTTTAGCGGGGCAAATTTGAGTAATGCGAATCTCAGCAATGCCAAGCTGATTCGTGCAAAATTGAGAGGCGCATTACTAACTCGTGCAAATTTATGTGGGGCTTCTCTTGATTTTGCGGATATCAGTATGAGTGGTTGTCTGATGGCAAATTTTAGTGAGGCAATTTTAAATAAAGCAATTCTCAATAAAGCAAATTTAGGGGGCACAATTTTTAGTGGAGCGCAGCTAGTCGGAGCAGAGTTATGTGATGCTTTTCTGGGAGATGCTTTTTTGAGCATGACTAATTTAACGAAGGCAAATATTAGCCATGCTGATTTAAGTCGTACCTACTTATATAGAGCGATTCTGACTCAGGCAACATGTATAGAAACTAAGTTTTATCATGCTGAACTTAATGAAGTTGATCTCAGTATGGCAATTCTTAAACAAGCAAATTTTGCTGTAGCTGATCTTCGGAATTCATACTTAGGTGGTGCAGACTTGAGTGGAGCAAGTCTAATGGGTACCAATTTACGAAATGCAAATTTTGCGAATGCCAATTTAACTGGTGTAATTGTAGAAAGTACAATTTGGGAAGGTGCTAATCTGCAAGGAGTAATTGGCTTTTCACTCTAG
- the queG gene encoding tRNA epoxyqueuosine(34) reductase QueG, with protein MNEHQLPAQELKQAIAQKALALGFNKVGIAKAESGIEAERLQEWLSLGYQADMDWMANPKRQDITQVMSGAKSVICLALNYYTPQQHSSHRQVGKISRYGWGRDYHKVLTKKLKALATWLESLSNDLGDYQGEKIQTRYYVDTGPIAEKAFAQRAGIGWIGKHSNVITRDYGSWLFLGEVLTNLELEPDRPHTEHCGTCTRCIDACPTGAIAQPFVVDANRCIAYHTIENKAKQIPEAIATNLQNWVAGCDICQDVCPWNHRFAQETSEADFHPFPHNIDPQLTDLVTMTEEIWDQHFKGSALRRIKRDRWQRNAQTLIDKG; from the coding sequence ATGAACGAGCATCAATTACCTGCACAGGAACTAAAACAAGCGATCGCTCAAAAAGCTCTAGCCTTGGGATTTAATAAGGTCGGGATTGCGAAGGCGGAATCTGGGATTGAAGCTGAGCGTTTGCAAGAATGGCTTTCTTTAGGCTATCAAGCAGATATGGACTGGATGGCAAATCCGAAGCGGCAGGATATTACACAGGTAATGTCAGGAGCCAAGTCTGTAATTTGTTTAGCGCTGAATTATTACACCCCTCAGCAACATTCAAGTCATCGCCAAGTGGGGAAAATTTCCCGCTATGGCTGGGGACGTGACTATCATAAGGTTTTGACTAAAAAATTAAAGGCTTTGGCTACTTGGTTGGAGTCTCTGAGTAATGATCTGGGTGATTATCAAGGGGAGAAGATCCAAACTCGTTATTATGTGGATACAGGACCGATCGCCGAAAAAGCCTTTGCTCAGAGGGCAGGGATCGGTTGGATTGGCAAACATAGCAATGTGATTACTCGCGACTATGGCTCTTGGTTATTTCTCGGAGAAGTTCTCACCAATCTCGAACTAGAGCCTGATCGCCCTCATACCGAGCATTGTGGTACTTGTACGCGCTGTATTGATGCTTGCCCAACGGGGGCGATCGCCCAGCCTTTTGTGGTGGATGCTAATAGATGTATTGCTTATCACACCATTGAGAATAAAGCCAAACAAATTCCTGAAGCGATCGCAACTAATTTACAAAACTGGGTTGCAGGCTGTGATATTTGTCAAGATGTCTGTCCTTGGAACCATCGTTTTGCTCAAGAGACATCGGAAGCTGATTTCCATCCTTTTCCTCACAATATTGATCCACAGTTAACTGATTTAGTAACTATGACAGAAGAAATATGGGATCAGCACTTTAAAGGCTCAGCACTGCGAAGGATTAAACGCGATCGCTGGCAACGTAACGCCCAAACATTAATTGATAAGGGATGA
- a CDS encoding J domain-containing protein → METPRTFRIERGIGQYDFNDYYAVLGLPLTANASQVRRQYLSIAKCLHPDIYRRSPSEKLVATQYLSKLVNPAYDVLSQERERTEYSAILKLLGKRLMKRKQIFTLQSELAKKYLTTSTDINYEEIVQTIAKVQYQDLDQVLDHISLLSELNLVHILLQEGYRHKSHEAMNSGTSTSTAKIAVPNGMTSNINSNSTNNVSNTSGSRVSSSYPNRTNSNFQMRGEAQASSRNVDGNANNAASSANNVASGSTEQAQTATNNASASSNQYIRQAEVYINQELWALALKELRSAIQVDCKNSKCHALLGLVYMNQKLSGMAKVSFQQALKLNPNEPLALQYINQVSGVTSNVGKNQSKPKDDKKSGLFGWLSKD, encoded by the coding sequence GTGGAAACTCCAAGAACATTCCGCATAGAGCGTGGCATTGGTCAATATGACTTTAATGATTACTATGCTGTATTAGGCTTACCACTTACAGCAAATGCTTCCCAAGTGCGTAGGCAATATCTCTCAATTGCAAAATGTTTGCATCCAGATATTTATAGGCGTTCGCCATCTGAGAAACTGGTTGCTACTCAATACCTATCTAAATTAGTAAATCCCGCCTACGACGTGCTTTCTCAAGAGCGTGAGCGTACAGAATATTCAGCGATTTTAAAATTATTAGGGAAACGCTTAATGAAGCGTAAGCAGATATTTACACTTCAGTCGGAACTTGCCAAAAAATATTTAACTACGTCTACAGATATCAATTACGAAGAAATAGTCCAGACTATTGCAAAAGTCCAGTATCAAGATCTTGACCAAGTCTTAGATCACATTAGTCTATTAAGCGAACTAAATTTGGTGCATATTCTCCTTCAAGAAGGATATAGGCATAAATCCCATGAAGCGATGAATTCAGGAACTAGTACTAGTACAGCTAAGATAGCTGTACCTAATGGCATGACAAGCAACATAAATAGCAATAGTACAAATAATGTCAGCAATACTAGTGGTAGTAGAGTCAGTTCTAGTTATCCCAATAGAACGAATAGCAACTTTCAAATGCGAGGTGAAGCTCAAGCTTCGTCCCGTAATGTAGATGGTAATGCAAATAATGCCGCGTCTAGCGCGAATAACGTTGCATCAGGCAGTACAGAGCAAGCTCAAACTGCGACTAATAATGCATCTGCCTCAAGTAATCAATATATTCGTCAAGCTGAGGTCTATATCAATCAAGAATTATGGGCTTTAGCATTAAAGGAATTACGCAGTGCGATTCAAGTAGATTGTAAAAACAGCAAATGTCATGCTTTGTTAGGATTGGTCTATATGAATCAAAAGCTATCAGGTATGGCGAAGGTGAGTTTTCAGCAAGCATTGAAACTCAATCCAAATGAGCCTTTGGCACTACAGTACATTAATCAAGTTAGTGGCGTAACATCAAATGTAGGTAAAAATCAATCTAAGCCTAAAGACGACAAGAAAAGTGGATTGTTTGGTTGGTTAAGTAAAGACTAA
- a CDS encoding tetratricopeptide repeat protein yields MLAANPKANTSLANQISPVDQRAADEYRQLGLSYRKQERFDDAIAALQQSVKLDPQNIDGRIILGWTQHLAKKHEAAATSLWEAIYRSPTSLQAFNAIGIVYLVRGDLPQSVVLHSWAALLKTDNEIAHYNLSLAYQRLKKYDLAIAYAQKAIKLEPSNPHPLVALAIAQWTSGDQSGAKKTFRDAISVDVRYRSSDFLSFLNEAGFSNEQIQIAKQVLASL; encoded by the coding sequence GTGCTCGCGGCTAATCCAAAAGCAAATACATCTCTGGCTAATCAAATCTCTCCAGTCGATCAACGGGCTGCTGATGAATATCGACAGTTAGGGCTTTCCTATCGCAAGCAAGAACGTTTTGATGATGCGATCGCCGCTTTACAGCAATCCGTCAAACTCGATCCCCAAAATATTGACGGTCGCATTATCCTTGGTTGGACACAACATCTCGCGAAAAAGCATGAGGCAGCCGCTACATCACTGTGGGAAGCAATCTACCGATCACCCACATCTCTACAGGCTTTTAATGCGATCGGTATCGTCTATCTAGTGCGGGGAGATCTCCCCCAGTCAGTGGTTTTACATAGTTGGGCTGCACTTCTCAAAACAGACAACGAGATCGCACATTACAATCTCAGCCTAGCCTATCAGCGTTTAAAAAAATATGATTTAGCGATCGCCTATGCCCAAAAAGCAATCAAACTAGAGCCTAGTAACCCACATCCCCTTGTGGCTCTGGCGATTGCTCAATGGACATCTGGCGATCAGTCTGGGGCAAAAAAAACATTTCGGGATGCTATCAGTGTGGATGTGCGATATCGAAGTTCCGACTTCTTAAGTTTTCTCAACGAAGCAGGCTTTAGCAATGAGCAAATTCAAATCGCTAAACAAGTTTTAGCCAGTTTATAG
- the ald gene encoding alanine dehydrogenase, producing MKIGVPKEIKDLEFRVGLTPAGVEALTARSHQVFIETNAGLGSGFSDEEYIEAGAKIVATPQEVYAQEMVIKVKEPLPSEYPLLHPHLILFAYLHLAADRQLTEALIKSGATCIAYETVQLDNGQLPLLVPMSIIAGRLSVQFGAHYLTKQQGGSGVLLGGIPGVRSGHVVVLGGGVVGTEAARMAIGLGARVTILDINLTRLSELESLFGSRVQLLYSNASNISEVVISADLVIGAVLITGKRAPTLVNRELVRQMRSHSVIVDVAVDQGGCIETVCPTSHTQPIYEEEGVLHYGVPNMPGAVPWTATQALVNATLPYALALADLGLDALKYDHALAKGVNIQNGKIVYPAVAELFLGC from the coding sequence GTGAAAATTGGCGTACCAAAAGAAATTAAGGATCTTGAGTTTCGGGTAGGGCTTACACCTGCGGGAGTAGAGGCTTTAACTGCGCGATCGCATCAAGTTTTTATTGAGACAAATGCGGGGCTTGGTTCTGGCTTTAGTGATGAGGAATACATCGAGGCAGGTGCAAAAATTGTGGCGACTCCCCAAGAGGTATATGCCCAAGAAATGGTAATCAAGGTGAAGGAACCTTTGCCCAGTGAATATCCCTTACTACATCCGCATTTGATTTTATTTGCCTATCTGCATCTTGCGGCTGATCGCCAATTAACAGAGGCTCTGATCAAGTCGGGGGCGACCTGCATTGCTTATGAAACAGTACAGTTAGACAATGGTCAATTACCTCTGCTCGTACCGATGAGCATCATTGCAGGGCGGTTATCAGTGCAGTTTGGGGCGCATTACTTAACGAAGCAACAAGGGGGCAGTGGAGTTTTACTAGGCGGTATTCCGGGGGTGCGTTCTGGTCATGTTGTGGTTCTTGGTGGTGGCGTAGTTGGGACTGAAGCAGCCAGAATGGCAATTGGTTTGGGGGCGAGGGTGACAATTTTAGATATCAATTTAACGCGCCTTAGCGAACTCGAATCCCTATTTGGATCACGGGTACAACTGTTGTATAGCAATGCCAGTAATATTTCGGAAGTTGTGATTTCGGCAGATTTAGTAATCGGTGCGGTATTGATTACGGGCAAACGCGCACCCACTCTAGTAAATCGTGAATTAGTGCGTCAGATGCGATCGCATTCCGTAATAGTCGATGTGGCAGTTGATCAAGGTGGTTGTATTGAAACAGTGTGCCCAACTTCGCACACACAACCGATTTATGAAGAAGAAGGGGTTTTACATTATGGTGTCCCAAATATGCCTGGGGCTGTACCTTGGACAGCAACCCAAGCTTTAGTTAATGCTACATTGCCCTATGCTTTAGCTTTAGCGGATTTGGGATTAGATGCATTGAAATACGATCACGCTTTGGCAAAGGGGGTAAATATTCAAAACGGTAAAATTGTTTATCCAGCCGTAGCTGAATTATTCCTTGGATGTTAA